A single genomic interval of Oceanithermus profundus DSM 14977 harbors:
- the dnaG gene encoding DNA primase has translation MDPREEIRSRLDFKAVVERYVPLKPAGKGRWKGLCPFHNEKTPSFYVDEQKGMFYCFGCKAGGDAFKFVQMIEGVDFREALEKLAQETGVELPERGPAHRPSKDLIEVNRLALSYFRNHLEGAALAYLQRRGLEEATIERYALGFAPKRWDGLVNFLKRHDVPLKLGLEAGVLAEKDGRVYDRLRARVVFPIRDPMGRVVAFTGRALSDEDAPKYLNTPESDVFKKNRLLYGYPEARKSIRDRKRAIVVEGLFDVLALAQMGWTETVAVLGSALSPEQAKLLERAEAERLYLAFDADEAGRRATLAGLDVGVARRFLTFAVLLPEGRDPGDLLTDPGGKAAFARALDDALPEVEFRFAAAAEGADLNTAEGKRRVLEQLLPRLTDAEPFDPVAEALKAVIVDRLGLDPRALEDLVHSQRRRKRPVVERAQVAAATQDSGDRLLLLELDVIAQLLAVEPNQLADWVRYVEDHTWPPDDAFLAEFIRVAEEEGYKPRRILDRFAGRGEGGRLFERLMLSGSEHPAEHKEHLDKSLARLREGYLRRKRARLTAALKEDPERALEILKEIQELDHAIEAERRLYRANNGG, from the coding sequence ATGGATCCTCGCGAAGAAATCCGTAGCCGCCTCGACTTCAAGGCCGTCGTCGAGCGCTACGTGCCCTTGAAGCCCGCGGGCAAGGGCCGATGGAAGGGGCTCTGTCCGTTCCACAACGAGAAGACGCCCTCGTTCTACGTCGACGAACAGAAGGGGATGTTCTACTGCTTCGGCTGCAAGGCCGGCGGCGACGCCTTCAAGTTCGTGCAGATGATCGAGGGCGTGGACTTCCGCGAAGCCCTGGAGAAGCTCGCACAGGAGACGGGGGTGGAGCTGCCCGAGCGCGGGCCGGCGCACCGGCCCAGCAAGGACCTGATCGAGGTCAACCGGCTGGCGCTCAGCTACTTCCGCAACCACCTCGAAGGCGCGGCCCTGGCGTACCTGCAGCGGCGCGGCCTCGAAGAGGCGACGATCGAGCGCTACGCCCTGGGTTTCGCCCCGAAACGGTGGGACGGGCTGGTGAACTTCCTGAAGCGGCACGACGTCCCTCTCAAGCTCGGGCTGGAGGCGGGCGTGCTCGCCGAAAAGGACGGACGCGTCTACGACCGCCTGCGCGCGCGGGTGGTCTTCCCCATCCGCGACCCCATGGGCCGCGTCGTCGCCTTCACCGGGCGGGCGCTCTCGGACGAGGATGCGCCCAAGTACCTGAACACTCCAGAAAGCGACGTTTTCAAGAAGAACCGCCTGCTCTACGGCTACCCGGAGGCGCGCAAGAGCATCCGCGATCGCAAGCGCGCGATCGTGGTCGAGGGCCTCTTCGACGTCCTCGCGCTGGCCCAGATGGGCTGGACCGAGACCGTGGCGGTGCTGGGCTCCGCGCTCTCGCCCGAGCAGGCGAAGCTTCTGGAACGCGCCGAGGCCGAACGCCTCTACCTGGCCTTCGACGCCGACGAGGCCGGGCGGCGGGCGACCCTCGCGGGGCTCGACGTCGGGGTGGCCCGCCGCTTCCTCACCTTCGCGGTGCTGCTGCCCGAAGGCCGCGATCCGGGCGATCTGCTCACCGACCCGGGGGGCAAGGCGGCCTTCGCACGGGCGCTCGACGACGCCCTGCCGGAGGTCGAATTCCGTTTCGCCGCGGCCGCCGAGGGCGCGGACCTGAACACGGCCGAGGGCAAGCGCCGGGTGCTCGAGCAGCTGCTGCCGCGCCTGACCGACGCCGAACCCTTCGACCCGGTGGCCGAGGCCCTTAAGGCGGTGATCGTGGACCGCCTGGGGCTCGATCCGCGGGCGCTCGAGGACCTCGTCCATAGCCAGCGCCGGCGCAAGCGCCCGGTCGTGGAGCGCGCCCAGGTGGCGGCGGCGACTCAGGACTCCGGCGACCGCCTGCTCCTCCTCGAGCTGGACGTGATCGCCCAGCTGCTTGCGGTCGAGCCGAACCAGCTCGCGGACTGGGTGCGCTACGTGGAAGACCACACCTGGCCTCCGGACGACGCGTTCCTGGCCGAGTTCATCCGCGTGGCCGAAGAAGAAGGGTACAAGCCCCGGCGCATCCTCGACCGCTTCGCGGGCCGCGGGGAGGGGGGACGGCTCTTCGAGCGGCTGATGCTCTCGGGCAGCGAACACCCCGCCGAGCACAAGGAACACCTCGACAAGAGCCTCGCCCGGCTGCGGGAGGGCTACCTGCGGCGCAAGCGCGCGCGGCTCACGGCGGCGTTGAAGGAAGACCCCGAACGCGCCCTCGAGATCCTCAAGGAGATCCAGGAGCTCGACCACGCCATCGAGGCCGAGCGCCGCCTCTACCGGGCGAACAACGGCGGCTGA
- a CDS encoding adenylate/guanylate cyclase domain-containing protein — protein sequence MRCSRCGARNPEGFRFCGHCGHPLSPAPLPQRRWATALFFDLTNFSRYTSAHDLEETHRTVHRLLERARDCVTAQGGYVDKFFGDGMLAVFGLQKSRENEPMRALQAAACMVEATQEGSPELLRGRVGLATGLVLLGPLGSEQGQHQTVIGNPVNLAQRLAASAPGGVVWLDQVTAQLVPEANLERLKPRLFKGFREPQPVWVFHGWGARNHPLFGRERELEQVTAWILEAEQGGGRVAVISGPIGAGKTFLVEEALRRRSGRLRTLHVPDLELGVPLRETLQQVLTRGLGLPPEAILERLPLADLDRRVLAYALGLEPERPAPPEDLESTLVRSFRRILQHLADERPTVVVVRSGPRDHVLLERMLQGLRREPLRGLTVLVLRRSPASGADLVLGPLKPKDADAYLRHLNPELSPEERAAIYRESGGLPLALRFLALSGDPGTSVMAAYQSRLDTLQPLHRKVLLYAALGQPGSWTGLIQELLGEDARDAVDDLVADGYLLAEPAARDDETILRVADPLLQRAARLFLSREERRRLHEAYWRWLEQRPGGRLAALAAEHALLAGREREAARAYLRAGDAQKREGIFRGAEQHYLTALPLLPEAERSEARLRLAALHLEGGSPETALRWLEPETSEEAVRLTGLAQARLGRVREARVNLSRYLKLRRGDPEVTLALLALEPAAERLQRLRAMSIDGTVEQQAAYERLLAETLAQLGRLEEAAAAMRTAYRLYLQSHNESRAAEAALAISGFEWMAERLNVAAEWADRAVEHARKAHPGLATTAWSVRAGLWLDQGRAGAARAALDQAEQHLDHARTPDERARIHAIRMRFLIETGRLAEAVALGEEVYRSEPHPWLAANLALAYALRGGRRGERRFRELQRRHAAAATPPGRLLFALSEALRTWRNGGDPVPILKAARKEARASGPYLHYLTLILWGLYLMQRHPQKALALARHLQRRASAGGFVVVGETARLLRAEVALAQGEPIEHLLRFEASLAAQETWRRSLLLQLESPAPGPARGLGGYGILGAWARLRWREARTHGTHGSSRRNP from the coding sequence GTGCGCTGCTCCCGCTGCGGCGCGCGCAACCCCGAGGGCTTCCGTTTCTGCGGGCACTGCGGCCACCCGCTCAGCCCGGCCCCGCTGCCCCAGCGGCGCTGGGCGACGGCCCTGTTCTTCGACCTCACCAACTTCAGCCGCTACACCAGCGCCCACGACCTCGAGGAAACCCACCGCACCGTCCACCGCCTGCTCGAGCGCGCCCGCGACTGCGTGACCGCGCAGGGGGGCTACGTCGACAAGTTCTTCGGCGACGGCATGCTCGCGGTCTTCGGGCTGCAGAAGAGCCGGGAAAACGAACCCATGCGGGCGCTGCAGGCCGCCGCCTGCATGGTGGAGGCCACCCAGGAGGGCTCGCCGGAGCTGCTGCGCGGCCGCGTGGGGCTGGCCACCGGGCTGGTGCTGCTCGGCCCCCTGGGCAGCGAGCAGGGGCAGCACCAAACCGTGATCGGCAACCCCGTCAACCTGGCCCAGCGCCTGGCGGCGTCGGCCCCCGGCGGCGTCGTCTGGCTCGACCAGGTCACCGCGCAGCTGGTCCCCGAGGCCAACCTCGAACGCCTGAAACCGCGCCTCTTCAAGGGTTTCCGCGAACCGCAACCGGTCTGGGTCTTCCACGGTTGGGGTGCGCGCAACCACCCCCTTTTCGGCCGCGAGCGCGAGCTGGAGCAGGTAACCGCCTGGATCCTGGAAGCCGAGCAGGGCGGCGGCCGGGTCGCGGTCATCTCGGGGCCGATCGGCGCCGGGAAGACCTTTCTCGTCGAAGAGGCCCTGCGCCGCAGGTCGGGCCGGCTGCGCACCCTCCACGTGCCCGACCTCGAGCTGGGGGTCCCCCTGCGCGAGACCCTGCAACAGGTGCTCACGCGCGGGCTGGGGCTGCCCCCCGAGGCGATCCTGGAGCGCCTCCCCCTCGCGGACCTCGACCGGCGGGTCCTCGCCTACGCGCTGGGCCTGGAGCCGGAGCGGCCCGCACCGCCGGAAGACCTGGAAAGCACCCTGGTCCGCAGCTTCCGCCGCATCCTGCAGCACCTCGCCGACGAACGCCCGACCGTCGTGGTGGTGCGCAGCGGGCCGCGCGACCACGTGCTGCTCGAGCGCATGCTCCAGGGGCTGCGCCGCGAGCCGCTGCGCGGCTTGACCGTGCTGGTGCTGCGGCGCTCGCCGGCCTCCGGCGCGGATCTGGTGCTCGGGCCCCTCAAACCCAAGGACGCCGACGCCTACCTGCGCCACCTCAACCCCGAACTCTCGCCCGAAGAGCGCGCGGCGATCTACCGCGAAAGCGGCGGCCTGCCCCTGGCGCTGCGTTTCCTGGCGCTTTCGGGCGACCCCGGCACCTCGGTGATGGCGGCCTACCAGTCGCGCCTGGACACGCTGCAGCCGCTCCACCGCAAGGTCCTGCTCTACGCCGCGCTGGGCCAACCGGGAAGCTGGACGGGCCTGATCCAAGAGCTCCTCGGGGAGGACGCGCGCGACGCCGTGGACGATCTGGTGGCCGACGGGTACCTTCTGGCGGAGCCGGCGGCGCGCGATGACGAGACGATCCTGCGGGTGGCGGATCCGCTCCTGCAGCGCGCGGCCCGCCTCTTCCTCTCGCGCGAGGAACGCCGGCGTCTGCACGAAGCGTACTGGCGCTGGCTCGAACAGCGGCCCGGAGGCCGGCTGGCCGCGCTCGCGGCCGAGCACGCCCTGCTCGCAGGACGGGAACGCGAAGCCGCCCGCGCCTACCTGCGGGCCGGGGACGCGCAGAAGCGCGAGGGCATCTTCCGCGGGGCCGAGCAGCACTACCTGACGGCGCTGCCGCTCTTGCCCGAAGCGGAGCGGTCCGAGGCGCGGCTGCGCCTGGCGGCGCTGCACCTCGAAGGCGGCTCGCCGGAAACGGCCTTGCGCTGGCTCGAGCCGGAAACCTCGGAGGAGGCCGTGCGCCTGACGGGCCTCGCCCAGGCGCGCCTGGGCAGGGTGCGGGAGGCCCGCGTCAACCTGAGCCGCTACCTCAAACTTCGCCGCGGCGACCCGGAGGTGACGCTGGCGCTGCTGGCGCTGGAGCCGGCCGCGGAACGACTGCAGCGGCTGCGCGCCATGAGCATCGACGGCACCGTAGAGCAGCAGGCCGCCTACGAGCGCCTGCTCGCCGAAACGCTGGCGCAGCTGGGCCGGTTGGAGGAGGCCGCCGCGGCGATGCGCACGGCTTACCGCCTCTACCTGCAAAGCCACAACGAAAGCCGTGCGGCGGAGGCCGCCCTCGCGATCAGCGGCTTCGAGTGGATGGCGGAGCGGCTCAACGTCGCCGCGGAATGGGCGGACCGCGCGGTCGAACACGCGCGCAAGGCGCACCCCGGGCTGGCCACCACCGCCTGGAGCGTGCGTGCGGGCCTGTGGCTCGACCAGGGCCGCGCCGGGGCCGCGCGGGCGGCGCTCGATCAGGCGGAGCAGCACCTGGACCACGCCCGCACCCCCGACGAACGCGCCCGCATTCACGCCATCCGCATGCGCTTCCTCATCGAGACCGGCCGCCTGGCCGAGGCCGTCGCCCTGGGTGAGGAGGTCTACCGCTCCGAACCCCATCCCTGGCTGGCCGCCAACCTGGCGCTGGCCTACGCCCTGCGCGGAGGGCGGCGCGGCGAACGGCGCTTCCGCGAGCTGCAACGACGCCACGCCGCCGCGGCCACGCCGCCGGGCCGGCTCCTCTTCGCGCTTTCCGAGGCGCTGCGCACCTGGCGGAACGGCGGCGACCCGGTGCCGATCCTCAAGGCCGCGCGCAAGGAGGCCCGCGCCAGCGGGCCCTACCTGCACTACCTGACCCTGATCCTCTGGGGCCTCTACCTGATGCAGCGCCACCCTCAGAAGGCGCTGGCGCTCGCCCGCCACCTGCAACGGCGCGCCAGCGCCGGAGGCTTCGTCGTCGTCGGGGAGACCGCGCGGTTGCTGCGTGCGGAGGTGGCGCTGGCGCAGGGCGAGCCCATCGAACACCTGTTGCGCTTCGAGGCCTCGCTGGCGGCGCAGGAGACCTGGCGCCGCTCCCTCCTGCTGCAGCTGGAATCGCCCGCCCCCGGACCCGCCCGCGGGCTGGGCGGCTACGGTATCCTGGGGGCGTGGGCCCGCCTGCGTTGGCGCGAGGCCCGAACCCACGGAACCCATGGATCCTCGCGAAGAAATCCGTAG
- a CDS encoding BamA/OMP85 family outer membrane protein, which translates to MRRYLVLVLLLTGFALAAPLAEIRIEGADPVLTALARVALPVEPGQDTASIDLEAVRAALMESGYFRKVEVALEGDVLRVRLEPNPPIAGVEVKAEAFAPEELAQLLGDELALGPGATYNPVRAREGADRLASFYRERGFPFVPEVTLETREGEGGVQLVYTVKETPPVKKLALEGATVFPESELRAAFKPLLDHGSFAWDLYRAAVDQVNRTYFDAGYRFSGVDTRRSRLEDGVLTVFVRELKVVEVDASALGGVQPQVPLGQVLNYDRLLDEIARLSRQLEREVRLQLEPVGSDGVRVVLTPGAVRYGKIREVRIEGATALDPETLKSLLRLEPGDLFSPELAQEDFLRIQKAYREAGYEIRPQPDFAFKDGVYVQKVHELRIEGYRLEWQGAHNTQDFVILRELPRPGELFSVPAIRKGISNLLRSGLLAEPPAVSTAPGTAPDRVVLVLGLKEAKSTVLAPAVAWSSIEGWSGQATLESKNLWGRAHQASLNLTFGENDAGDNLTLRASYNIPWLWLDALDFQQVPTSLSLSIYTYPQGNLPLEDANGNDTGWEYTERRSGGKFSIGRPWSGELENLKVFANLDAEWVYPKLEVYDPNKPSTPDEATARSLLPIPYQSYSIGASATYSTVENPQFPSQGFTLTGSLAYGLNLPYGGALSQFVPGWVNFKTYTIVEGDPRQVFALRASAGAVLGDPPASRVFFLGGNQTEIATLRGYNPMELSGRYLLGSSLEYRYDFNLQTAISQTVIGILFVDVGSVWNPGEALDLKTGFGAGVQLNLGYGSVLLPALRFDYGFSAAHPSGVFHFRIGPVF; encoded by the coding sequence ATGCGACGTTACCTGGTCCTCGTCCTCCTGCTCACCGGCTTCGCCCTGGCCGCCCCCCTCGCCGAGATCCGCATAGAGGGGGCGGACCCGGTGCTCACCGCGCTGGCGCGCGTGGCCCTGCCCGTGGAACCCGGGCAGGACACGGCCTCGATCGACCTCGAGGCCGTGCGCGCCGCACTCATGGAGAGCGGCTACTTCCGTAAGGTTGAGGTCGCCCTCGAGGGCGACGTGCTGCGCGTCCGGCTCGAGCCCAACCCCCCGATCGCAGGGGTGGAGGTGAAGGCCGAGGCCTTCGCCCCCGAGGAACTCGCGCAGCTCCTCGGGGACGAGCTCGCGCTCGGTCCCGGCGCCACCTACAACCCGGTGCGGGCGCGCGAGGGGGCGGACCGGCTGGCCTCGTTCTACCGCGAGCGCGGCTTCCCCTTCGTGCCCGAGGTGACGCTCGAGACCCGCGAGGGCGAGGGCGGCGTGCAGCTGGTCTATACGGTCAAGGAGACGCCGCCGGTCAAGAAGCTGGCGCTCGAAGGGGCGACCGTCTTCCCCGAGTCCGAGCTGCGCGCGGCCTTCAAGCCGCTGCTCGACCACGGAAGCTTCGCCTGGGACCTGTACCGCGCGGCCGTGGACCAGGTGAACCGCACTTACTTCGACGCCGGCTACCGCTTCTCGGGCGTCGACACCCGGCGTTCGCGGCTGGAGGACGGAGTGCTCACCGTCTTCGTGCGCGAGCTCAAGGTCGTGGAGGTGGACGCCTCGGCGCTGGGCGGGGTCCAGCCCCAGGTGCCGCTCGGCCAGGTGCTCAACTACGACCGGCTGCTCGACGAGATCGCCCGGCTGTCGCGGCAGCTCGAGCGAGAGGTCCGGCTGCAGCTCGAGCCCGTCGGCAGCGACGGGGTGCGCGTCGTCCTCACCCCGGGGGCGGTCCGCTACGGCAAGATCCGCGAGGTCCGCATCGAGGGCGCGACCGCGCTGGACCCGGAAACCCTGAAGTCGCTGCTGCGGCTGGAGCCGGGCGACCTCTTCTCGCCCGAGCTGGCCCAGGAGGACTTCCTGAGGATCCAGAAGGCCTACCGGGAGGCGGGGTACGAGATCCGCCCCCAACCCGATTTCGCCTTCAAGGACGGCGTCTACGTGCAGAAGGTACACGAGCTGCGCATCGAAGGCTACCGCCTCGAGTGGCAGGGGGCGCACAACACCCAGGACTTCGTCATCCTCCGCGAACTCCCCCGCCCCGGCGAGCTCTTCTCGGTTCCCGCGATCCGCAAGGGGATCAGCAACCTGCTGCGCTCGGGGCTGCTCGCCGAACCCCCTGCGGTCTCGACCGCCCCCGGAACGGCGCCCGACCGCGTGGTGCTGGTGCTCGGCCTCAAGGAGGCCAAGTCCACCGTCCTGGCGCCCGCAGTGGCCTGGTCCAGCATCGAAGGCTGGAGCGGCCAGGCCACGCTCGAGAGCAAGAACCTTTGGGGCCGCGCCCACCAGGCCAGCCTTAACCTGACCTTCGGCGAGAACGACGCGGGCGACAACCTGACCCTGCGCGCCAGCTACAACATCCCCTGGCTCTGGCTCGACGCGCTCGACTTCCAGCAGGTGCCCACCAGCCTCAGCCTCAGCATCTACACCTACCCCCAGGGCAACCTGCCGCTCGAGGACGCGAACGGGAACGACACCGGCTGGGAGTACACCGAGCGCCGCAGCGGCGGCAAGTTCTCCATCGGCCGCCCCTGGTCGGGCGAGCTCGAGAACCTGAAGGTCTTCGCCAACCTGGACGCGGAGTGGGTCTACCCCAAGCTGGAGGTCTACGACCCCAACAAACCCAGCACCCCCGACGAGGCCACCGCCCGCAGCCTGCTCCCCATCCCCTACCAGAGCTACTCGATCGGGGCCTCGGCCACCTACAGCACGGTCGAAAACCCCCAGTTCCCCAGCCAGGGCTTTACCCTCACCGGATCGCTCGCCTACGGCCTCAACCTGCCCTACGGCGGCGCGCTCAGCCAGTTCGTGCCGGGCTGGGTCAACTTCAAGACCTACACGATCGTCGAGGGCGACCCGCGCCAGGTCTTCGCCCTGCGGGCCTCGGCGGGCGCGGTCCTGGGGGATCCGCCGGCGAGCCGCGTCTTCTTCCTCGGTGGCAACCAGACCGAGATCGCCACCCTGCGCGGCTACAACCCCATGGAGCTCTCCGGCCGCTACCTGCTGGGCAGCTCGCTCGAGTACCGCTATGACTTCAACCTGCAGACCGCGATCAGCCAGACCGTGATCGGCATCCTCTTCGTGGACGTCGGCTCGGTCTGGAACCCCGGCGAGGCGCTCGACCTCAAGACCGGTTTCGGGGCCGGGGTGCAGCTGAACCTGGGTTACGGCTCGGTGCTGCTGCCGGCGCTGCGCTTCGACTACGGCTTCAGCGCCGCCCACCCCAGCGGGGTCTTCCACTTCCGCATCGGCCCCGTCTTCTAG
- a CDS encoding purine-nucleoside phosphorylase, with protein MNAVEAVRARTDFSPELGLVLGSGLGPLADEIDTVAEIPYGEVPGFPVSTAPGHEGKLILGRLAGRPVVAYKGRVHFYEGYPMEQVVFPVRVGYFLGAERFVVTSAAGGLNPNFQAGDFMLHLDFINAMGENPLRGPNDPRLGPRFPVTFDAYDPEYLEVARRVARAQDVRLREGVYLAISGPSYASRSELRVYRYGMYADAIGMSTVPEVIALRHLGARVLGLSTITDMALADSTHHADEQEVIRVAEERSPVFRKLVTGIVAELP; from the coding sequence ATGAACGCGGTGGAGGCGGTGCGCGCGCGCACCGATTTTTCACCGGAACTGGGCCTCGTTCTGGGGTCGGGCCTGGGCCCGCTCGCGGACGAGATCGACACCGTGGCCGAGATCCCCTACGGCGAGGTTCCGGGCTTCCCGGTATCGACCGCGCCGGGCCACGAGGGCAAGCTGATCCTGGGCCGGCTCGCGGGGCGGCCCGTGGTGGCCTACAAGGGCCGGGTGCACTTCTACGAGGGCTACCCCATGGAGCAGGTGGTCTTTCCGGTGCGGGTCGGCTACTTCCTGGGCGCCGAGCGCTTCGTCGTCACCTCGGCCGCCGGGGGGCTCAACCCGAACTTCCAGGCGGGCGACTTCATGCTCCACCTGGACTTCATCAACGCCATGGGGGAGAACCCGCTGCGCGGCCCCAACGACCCCCGGCTCGGCCCCCGGTTCCCCGTGACCTTCGACGCCTACGACCCCGAGTACCTGGAGGTGGCGCGGCGGGTGGCCCGGGCCCAGGACGTGCGCCTGCGCGAGGGCGTCTACCTGGCCATCAGCGGCCCCAGCTACGCCAGCCGCAGTGAGCTGAGGGTCTACCGCTACGGGATGTACGCCGACGCCATCGGGATGTCCACGGTGCCCGAGGTGATCGCCCTGCGCCACCTGGGGGCGCGGGTGCTGGGGCTCTCGACGATCACCGACATGGCGCTGGCCGACAGCACCCACCACGCCGACGAGCAAGAGGTGATCCGGGTGGCCGAGGAGCGCAGCCCGGTCTTCCGCAAGCTCGTGACCGGCATCGTCGCCGAGCTGCCCTGA
- a CDS encoding YggS family pyridoxal phosphate-dependent enzyme, with the protein MPLPEVLARIEAAARRAGRDPASVRLVAVTKGRDLAEIERKVLRYGDFPLGENRIQEARAKIAAWPEREWHFIGPLQRNKVRYLRPFRLVHSVDSLRLAEALAARAKREGYRPRILLEVNVAREPQKHGFDPDEVDAAVQAVRQLEPLELRGLMTMAPLAEDPEEVRWVFRELARMARHLGLPELSMGMSGDFEVAVEEGATLVRVGRALFEG; encoded by the coding sequence ATGCCGCTGCCCGAGGTCCTCGCCCGCATCGAGGCCGCGGCCCGGCGCGCCGGGCGTGACCCGGCGAGCGTGCGCCTGGTGGCCGTGACCAAGGGCCGCGATCTGGCCGAAATCGAACGCAAGGTGCTGCGCTACGGCGACTTTCCCCTGGGCGAGAACCGCATCCAGGAGGCGCGCGCCAAGATCGCCGCCTGGCCCGAGCGCGAGTGGCACTTCATCGGGCCCCTGCAGCGCAACAAGGTGCGCTACCTGCGCCCCTTCCGGCTGGTGCACTCCGTGGACTCGCTGCGGCTCGCCGAGGCGCTGGCCGCGCGCGCGAAGCGCGAGGGCTACCGGCCGCGGATCCTGCTCGAGGTGAACGTGGCCCGGGAGCCGCAGAAGCACGGCTTCGATCCGGACGAGGTGGACGCGGCGGTGCAGGCGGTGCGCCAGCTGGAACCCCTGGAGCTGCGGGGGCTGATGACGATGGCCCCCCTCGCCGAAGACCCCGAGGAGGTGCGCTGGGTCTTCCGCGAGCTGGCCCGGATGGCGCGCCACCTGGGCCTGCCCGAGCTGTCGATGGGGATGTCCGGCGACTTTGAGGTGGCCGTCGAGGAAGGGGCCACCCTGGTGCGGGTGGGCCGGGCGCTCTTCGAAGGGTAG
- a CDS encoding DivIVA domain-containing protein, with the protein MEFNSLDIRYQEFKRGLRGYAVEEVRAYLAQLADFVAELVEEKQRLEQQVAELEESLQQHRQNEEELKRAVVAAERIARDVKQQAQREAELIVKEAQSLKEQTLREAVEHVKRVQRDLDVLRRERDLFKEQFRALLEGYLKSLENGGD; encoded by the coding sequence ATGGAGTTCAACTCGCTCGACATCCGATACCAGGAGTTCAAGCGCGGCCTGCGCGGTTACGCGGTCGAGGAAGTGCGCGCCTACCTGGCGCAGCTGGCCGACTTCGTCGCCGAGCTGGTCGAGGAAAAGCAGCGCCTCGAGCAGCAGGTGGCCGAGCTGGAGGAGAGCCTCCAGCAACACCGCCAGAACGAGGAGGAGCTCAAGCGTGCCGTGGTGGCCGCCGAGCGCATCGCCCGCGACGTCAAGCAGCAGGCGCAGCGGGAGGCCGAGCTGATCGTCAAGGAGGCCCAGAGCCTCAAGGAGCAGACCCTGCGCGAGGCGGTGGAGCACGTGAAACGGGTCCAGCGCGACCTGGACGTGCTGCGCCGCGAGCGCGACCTCTTCAAGGAGCAGTTCCGGGCCCTGCTCGAGGGCTACCTCAAATCCCTCGAAAACGGCGGCGACTGA
- a CDS encoding YdcF family protein, with translation MRGWRVGLAGLALLGALVAARVPEAAAEPRQALVLGAAQYDGVPSPVFRARLDAALELYRSGRAARIVVSGGRAPGDRFSEGASGCRYLEARGVPAAALACETESHSTWENLVRARPLLEPGPVWIVTDEPHLPRALLLARRLGLEARGWPVQGHFSTTYRLRERLLYALARLGFTH, from the coding sequence GTGCGGGGATGGCGCGTGGGGCTCGCCGGGCTGGCGCTCTTGGGGGCGCTGGTGGCGGCCCGCGTGCCCGAGGCCGCGGCCGAACCCCGGCAAGCACTGGTGCTGGGCGCGGCCCAGTACGACGGCGTCCCCTCGCCCGTCTTCCGCGCCCGCCTGGACGCGGCGCTGGAACTCTACCGAAGCGGCCGGGCGGCGCGCATCGTGGTGAGCGGCGGCCGCGCCCCCGGCGACCGCTTCAGCGAGGGGGCGTCGGGCTGCCGCTACCTGGAGGCGCGCGGGGTGCCCGCCGCGGCGCTCGCCTGCGAGACCGAGAGCCACAGCACCTGGGAGAACCTGGTGCGGGCCCGGCCGCTGCTCGAGCCCGGCCCCGTCTGGATCGTCACCGACGAGCCCCACCTGCCGCGCGCGCTGCTGCTGGCGCGCCGGCTCGGCCTCGAGGCGCGCGGCTGGCCGGTGCAGGGGCACTTCTCCACGACCTACCGGTTGCGCGAGCGGCTGCTCTACGCGCTCGCGCGGCTGGGGTTCACCCACTGA